From Stigmatopora argus isolate UIUO_Sarg chromosome 14, RoL_Sarg_1.0, whole genome shotgun sequence, the proteins below share one genomic window:
- the LOC144087884 gene encoding hemoglobin embryonic subunit alpha-like — translation MSLTAKDKDTVKAFWAVAKAKADIIGSDALSRMIFVYPQTKTYFSHWKDLSLNSAPVKKHGRVIMGGVGEAIGKIDNLTAGLLSLSELHAFNLRVDPANFKILGHCILVVMAMTFPKEFTPEVHVSVDKFLAALTLAISEKYR, via the exons ATGAGTCTCACCGCCAAGGACAAAGACACGGTCAAGGCCTTCTGGGCCGTGGCCAAAGCCAAGGCCGATATTATCGGAAGCGATGCTCTGTCCAG AATGATCTTCGTGTACCCCCAAACCAAGACCTACTTCTCCCACTGGAAGGACTTGAGCCTCAACTCGGCTCCGGTCAAGAAGCACGGCAGGGTGATCATGGGCGGCGTGGGCGAAGCCATCGGTAAAATCGACAACTTGACCGCCGGCCTGCTGAGCCTCAGTGAGCTGCACGCCTTCAATTTGAGAGTGGATCCCGCCAATTTCAAG ATTCTGGGTCACTGCATTCTGGTGGTGATGGCCATGACCTTCCCCAAGGAATTCACCCCTGAGGTGCATGTTAGCGTAGATAAATTCTTGGCTGCGCTGACTCTCGCCATTAGCGAGAAGTACAGATAA
- the LOC144087885 gene encoding hemoglobin embryonic subunit alpha-like, producing the protein MSLTEKDKATVKTFWDLASKRRDLIGSEALSRMIYVYPQTKTYFSHWKDLSLGSAPIKKHGKVIMAGVGEAIGQIDNLTGGLVGLSELHAFTLRVDPSNFKVLGHCILVVMAMLFPTEFTPEVHVCVDKFLAALTLAISDKYR; encoded by the exons ATGAGTCTCACCGAGAAGGACAAAGCCACGGTCAAGACCTTCTGGGATCTGGCCTCCAAGAGGCGCGACCTCATTGGGAGCGAAGCCCTGTCCAG GATGATCTACGTCTACCCTCAGACCAAGACCTACTTCTCCCACTGGAAAGACCTGAGCCTGGGATCCGCTCCCATCAAGAAGCATGGCAAGGTCATCATGGCCGGCGTGGGCGAAGCCATCGGTCAAATCGACAACTTGACCGGCGGCCTGGTGGGCCTCAGCGAGCTGCACGCCTTCACTTTGAGAGTGGACCCCAGCAATTTCAAG GTTCTGGGCCACTGCATCCTGGTCGTGATGGCCATGCTGTTCCCTACCGAATTCACCCCAGAGGTCCACGTGTGCGTGGATAAGTTCCTGGCCGCCCTGACTCTCGCTATCAGCGACAAGTACAGATAA
- the LOC144087883 gene encoding uncharacterized protein LOC144087883 codes for MSRHAALGSLFGDDPFFNQGELLWPLSKLRQDLFDRKDQKTEGFFEGKSGLLDSALTPAAFLRMGERQEDEDQEDPARAASPHDDLLVTLDARGYAPGDISVKLEGRNLLVTASKEAGAQDARSCSSATSRASFASSAASRVGFKQNIRLSPHLDLSGLSCSLMEDGQLRIQAPVARKQITQGSSGEPIKEEERRESRGEELEDAPPLFRASLEFPVTKEKTEDTHKHKKLT; via the exons ATGTCACGACACGCAGCCCTCGGCAGCCTCTTTGGCGACGACCCCTTCTTCAACCAGGGAGAGCTCTTGTGGCCGCTTTCCAAGCTTCGTCAGGACCTCTTCGACCGCAAAGACCAGAAGACTGAAGGGTTCTTCGAAGGCAAATCTGGCCTCCTGGATTCGGCGCTCACGCCCGCCGCTTTCCTCAG AATGGGCGAACGACAGGAAGACGAAGACCAAGAGGATCCCGCCCGAGCGGCCTCGCCGCACGACGACCTCCTGGTGACCCTGGACGCCCGCGGTTACGCCCCCGGCGACATCAGCGTCAAACTGGAAGGTCGCAACCTGCTGGTGACGGCCAGCAAGGAGGCGGGCGCCCAGGATGCCCGTTCCTGCTCCTCCGCCACGTCCCGGGCCTCCTTCGCCTCCTCGGCCGCGTCGCGGGTGGGCTTCAAGCAGAATATCCGACTTTCTCCTCACCTGGATCTGTCGGGGCTCTCCTGCTCGCTCATGGAGGACGGCCAGTTGAGGATCCAAGCCCCCGTGGCCAGGAAGCAGATCACCCAGGGGTCGTCGGGGGAGCccatcaaagaggaggagcgtCGAGAATCGAGGGGGGAGGAGCTAGAAGATGCTCCTCCTCTCTTTAGGGCTTCTCTGGAGTTCCCTGTCACCAAGGAGAAGACGGAggacacacacaagcacaaaaAGCTCACTTAA